CGCACATGCTTGAAGCCGATATCACCCATGGTGGCACAGAATTCTTCACTGGAGGGAAATTCAAGCACTGAATCGGGCAGGTACTTGTACGCATCATATTTGGAAAAAATCCCGCCGATAACCGGCAGAATGGTACGAAAATAGAAGTGATAGAGCCAGCGGAACAACGCAGAGCGTGGTGTAGAAAATTCCAGAATCACCAAACGGCCGCCCGGCTTGATCACCCGCCAGAGTTCTGCCAGGCCAAGACGACGGTCAACCACGTTACGGATACCAAAGGCGATCGTCACCGAGTCAAAGGTATCCGCCCCAAAGGGCAGATCCTCACAGGGGGCCACCTTGAAGTCAATCCGGTCGGCATAGGCGGACGCGGCAATCTTGGCCTGTCCCAGAGCAACCATTTCAGGACTGAAATCCGCGCCGGTAATCTTCAGTGAGGCTGGGGTTACCCGTGCAATCTCAAGCGCAACATCCCCGGTTCCGGTGGCGACATCCAGTACGCGTCCCCCCTCCGGGGCCTTGATCAGACGTACCGCGGTCCGGCGCCAGCGTTTATCAATACCGAAGCTGAGCAGATGATTAAGAAAATCGTAGCGGGGAGCGATGGTGTCGAACATCTGCTGGATCTGCTCCCCTTTTTGCGATAGCCTGAACATGGTTTTTTGTACCCTTCAGCAAGTGTTTAATGATATAAGATAAGGCTTATTCATCTACCATACTTTAGTACTCCATGCCAGCAGAAACGCCGCAAATCCCTGTTGCCGCAACAGGAGAATCGCTTACCATGCCCCACTTCAGACTCCAGGACATCTTCGACATTCTGATCATGAGCATCCTGATCTATCAGCTCTACTCATGGTTTCGCAAAAGCCGAGCCATCCAGGTTCTGGCAGGACTCGGCACGATTACGGCCATCTACTTTGTCACCCGCCAGACCGGGCTGCATATGACCAGCTGGGTACTACAACAGCTGGGCACCGTCGTGATCGTGGTCATCGTCGTCATCTTTCAGAACGAGATCCGTCAAACCCTCTACCGTTTCAGCAAGCTCAGGGAACTGGTGGGAGGGGGCAGCGAACAACACTGTTCAGGCCCCAACATCATTGCCGAAGCCGTCTTTGGCCTTGCCGAGTCACGCTGCGGAGCCATCATTGTTTTTCAGCGCACCGATCAGCTGGATGACTACCTGAGCAACGGGACACAGCTGGAGGCACTGGTCTCCGCACCGCTGCTGAGCAGCATCTTCAAGGACGGCACACCGCTCCATGACGGAGCCGTACTGATCCGGGACGAGCGGATCATGCAGGCGGCATGCCTGTTGCCGCTATCCGACTCACAACAGCTGCCCCAGCAGTACGGCACCCGCCACAGGGCCGCCATTGGCCTGACGGAACGCACCGATGCGGTGGTACTGGTGGTATCGGAAGAACGGGGAGAGGTGTCACTGGCAGAGGCAGGCGAACTGACCACCCTGCTTACCCCTGTTCAGCTCAGAAACAGACTAGAAGCACTGTTGACCCCCCGGGAACAGCAGAAGAAACGCCCGCTTATCAGGCGGATCTTCAACGACCTGCTACCAAAAACATCCATACTTCTTGGAGTTACCGTTATCTGGCTACTGCTTTCCGCCCGCCAGGGAGAAGTGGCCATTGTGCCGGTACCGCTTACCTTCCATGGCCTGCCCAACGGCATGACCCTGACGCGGGTCTCCCCCGAAGAGGTCACGGTACGCCTGCGCTCGGCCTCAGGCCTGGTACCGTCACCCCGCCAGCTTGACCTGACCGCAGACCTGGACCTGAGTGGCGTCCAGGAGGGGCACAATACCCTGCGGGTATCCCTCTCCCATGTCCGGGTTCCGCCCGGCATGACGGTGGTGGGGCTTGAACCGACCACCGTACGGGTTATCGTAAAAGGCCCGCAAAAACAAAAATAACGGCATGCTTAATGCATATGGTCAGACACCACCAAAACTTGACAAAAAAACAATGTTGTTATATATGCCATAAACCTGTTTCATAAAATCTCCAGGAAGGAGGACACATGACGCATTGCATTCGACTCATATCAGCCATCTGCCTGCTACTGCTTGCCCTTCCCCTGTCGGCCCTTGCCTCCAAAACCCACCAGGTCCGCACAAAAGAATCCCTTCACAGCATCGCACGTAAATACCGCGTCTCGGTTGAAGAGCTCAAGGCTGCCAACAATTTGAGCAGCATCCGCATTGCCAAGGGCACCACCCTGATCATCCCCTCCCGTGCCTCTGCTCAACCTGTCATTGAAAACTGCAGCAGCTATACGGTTGCAAAAGGGGATACCCTGCCCAAAATCGCCAAAAAAACCGGCAAGAAAATGTCTGAACTACGCCGGATTAACAATTTAAAGGCAAACAAGGTCAAGCCGGGACAGGTTCTCGCCCTGGCAGACACCGCTGCAACCTGCGACCTGACAGCTGCCCGACAGACGCGCGGCAAACGGCTGGAGCTGGTTAACAGCGAGTTGTTGAATGAACAGGAGCTGAGTGCCACCCTGTCGGAACTTTCCGACATTGATGCCGACACCCCGGTTGACCTCGCTAAAAACCTTGAAGAACGCTCCACCACCTTCTCCACCCTGCAGAAATCAGCCTACGGTTTCCTGGGCGCACGTTACCGTTTTGGTGGCAACAGCCGTTATGCCCTTGATTGCTCAAGTTTTACCCAGCAGGTGTTCCGTGAGCAGAAGGTTTCATTGCCACGCACCGCACGTGAACAGTTCAGAGTGGGCAACGAGGTTCCCCGCGGCGACCTGCGGCGTGGCGACCTGGTCTTCTTCCGCACCTACGCACCGTTTGCGTCACATGTCGGCATCTACCTGGGCAACCGCAAAATGATTCATGCCTCATCGGCCGAGCACCGGGTGGTCATCTCCTCCATGGACACCCCTTACTATCTGTCACGCTATCTGGGTGCCCGCCGGATTGACCGGGTCAACCCTGATACGATCAACATCAATGACCTGATGCTTGGCATTGAAGAAGAGAAGGAAGGCGATGTTCTGGCGAACGACCATCTGGGACTTAACCTGCCCGACACGCTTACCAAGTAACTGACA
Above is a window of Trichlorobacter lovleyi SZ DNA encoding:
- the ubiE gene encoding bifunctional demethylmenaquinone methyltransferase/2-methoxy-6-polyprenyl-1,4-benzoquinol methylase UbiE — encoded protein: MFRLSQKGEQIQQMFDTIAPRYDFLNHLLSFGIDKRWRRTAVRLIKAPEGGRVLDVATGTGDVALEIARVTPASLKITGADFSPEMVALGQAKIAASAYADRIDFKVAPCEDLPFGADTFDSVTIAFGIRNVVDRRLGLAELWRVIKPGGRLVILEFSTPRSALFRWLYHFYFRTILPVIGGIFSKYDAYKYLPDSVLEFPSSEEFCATMGDIGFKHVRCQALTFGIASIYTGAKE
- the cdaA gene encoding diadenylate cyclase CdaA — protein: MPHFRLQDIFDILIMSILIYQLYSWFRKSRAIQVLAGLGTITAIYFVTRQTGLHMTSWVLQQLGTVVIVVIVVIFQNEIRQTLYRFSKLRELVGGGSEQHCSGPNIIAEAVFGLAESRCGAIIVFQRTDQLDDYLSNGTQLEALVSAPLLSSIFKDGTPLHDGAVLIRDERIMQAACLLPLSDSQQLPQQYGTRHRAAIGLTERTDAVVLVVSEERGEVSLAEAGELTTLLTPVQLRNRLEALLTPREQQKKRPLIRRIFNDLLPKTSILLGVTVIWLLLSARQGEVAIVPVPLTFHGLPNGMTLTRVSPEEVTVRLRSASGLVPSPRQLDLTADLDLSGVQEGHNTLRVSLSHVRVPPGMTVVGLEPTTVRVIVKGPQKQK
- a CDS encoding C40 family peptidase, producing the protein MTHCIRLISAICLLLLALPLSALASKTHQVRTKESLHSIARKYRVSVEELKAANNLSSIRIAKGTTLIIPSRASAQPVIENCSSYTVAKGDTLPKIAKKTGKKMSELRRINNLKANKVKPGQVLALADTAATCDLTAARQTRGKRLELVNSELLNEQELSATLSELSDIDADTPVDLAKNLEERSTTFSTLQKSAYGFLGARYRFGGNSRYALDCSSFTQQVFREQKVSLPRTAREQFRVGNEVPRGDLRRGDLVFFRTYAPFASHVGIYLGNRKMIHASSAEHRVVISSMDTPYYLSRYLGARRIDRVNPDTININDLMLGIEEEKEGDVLANDHLGLNLPDTLTK